One genomic region from Desulfuromonas acetexigens encodes:
- a CDS encoding iron-sulfur cluster assembly scaffold protein — translation MYTAKVMDHFANPRNVGIIEDANVVVQVGDPGCGDGLLIFLKIEDDRISDMKYKIYGCGAAIATSSMASEMAIGKSLDEVLVEVTEENIAAALDGLPDEKMHCSNLAASALRAAIAQYKDIQRKKAAAAG, via the coding sequence ATGTACACGGCTAAGGTCATGGATCATTTCGCCAACCCCCGGAATGTGGGGATCATCGAGGATGCCAATGTGGTGGTCCAAGTCGGCGATCCCGGTTGCGGGGACGGTCTGCTGATTTTCCTCAAGATCGAGGATGACCGTATCAGCGACATGAAGTACAAGATCTATGGCTGCGGCGCCGCCATCGCCACCTCGTCGATGGCGAGCGAGATGGCCATCGGCAAGAGTCTCGATGAGGTGCTGGTCGAGGTGACCGAAGAAAATATCGCCGCCGCCCTTGACGGCCTGCCGGACGAGAAGATGCACTGCTCCAATCTGGCTGCCAGCGCCCTGCGCGCCGCCATCGCCCAATACAAAGACATTCAGCGAAAAAAAGCGGCCGCCGCCGGTTAA
- a CDS encoding SDR family oxidoreductase, protein MKVFVTGGTGFVGQEVLKQLLAAGHEVRALVRAGSENKLPIHPQLDICRGDAVDPASLAGALTGCEAAIQLVGIIREIPAKGVTFEKLHVETTRNLLEAAKNQGVRRYLQMSANGTRENAATPYHQSKWRGEELVRASGLDWTIFRPSLIFGAKGEFVHMLSDLVRKLPVVPVFGDGRYRMSPVAVEDVAAGFVAALTKPESIGQTYCCCGPTSLTYDELLDAFGAALGKGTVLKLHQPLCLVKPLVNLLEGVPRFPITSGQLTMLLEGNVCDPKNWSETFGITPREIKEDLRAIFAN, encoded by the coding sequence ATGAAGGTCTTTGTCACCGGCGGCACCGGCTTTGTCGGTCAGGAAGTGCTGAAACAGCTCCTCGCGGCGGGTCACGAGGTTCGCGCCCTGGTCCGCGCCGGCAGCGAAAACAAGCTGCCGATCCATCCTCAACTCGATATTTGCCGGGGGGACGCCGTCGATCCTGCGTCCCTCGCCGGCGCCCTGACCGGCTGCGAAGCGGCCATCCAGCTGGTCGGCATCATCCGCGAAATTCCGGCGAAGGGCGTCACTTTCGAGAAGCTGCACGTCGAGACGACGCGCAACCTCCTTGAAGCCGCGAAAAATCAGGGCGTGCGCCGCTATCTGCAGATGAGCGCCAACGGCACCCGGGAAAATGCCGCCACCCCCTATCATCAGAGCAAGTGGCGGGGCGAAGAGTTGGTGCGCGCATCGGGGCTCGACTGGACCATCTTCCGGCCGTCCCTGATCTTCGGCGCCAAGGGGGAATTCGTGCACATGCTCTCCGACCTGGTGCGCAAGCTACCGGTCGTTCCGGTCTTCGGCGACGGCCGGTACCGCATGAGCCCGGTGGCGGTGGAGGATGTGGCGGCGGGCTTCGTCGCCGCTCTGACGAAGCCGGAGAGCATCGGTCAAACCTACTGCTGCTGCGGTCCCACCAGCCTGACCTACGACGAGCTGCTCGACGCCTTCGGCGCCGCCCTCGGCAAGGGCACGGTGCTCAAACTGCATCAGCCCCTGTGCCTGGTCAAACCCCTGGTCAACCTCCTCGAAGGGGTGCCGCGCTTCCCCATCACCTCGGGGCAGCTGACCATGCTCCTCGAAGGGAACGTCTGCGATCCCAAAAACTGGAGCGAAACCTTCGGCATCACCCCCCGGGAGATCAAGGAAGACCTGCGCGCCATCTTTGCCAACTGA
- a CDS encoding helix-turn-helix domain-containing protein, producing MRIGERIRILRGDLLQGEFAEKLGFHKNTIGRWERGDSVPDADNLAKILDVYPWVNPAWLVCGAGEMERRDFQAQSIEQNELNKSFLVNTQIIDHYLESDHYKDIPSKNRGLIYAKFHDHVKSGNSWNHFVIASIISEFYKPSFALHDYDIANKIRNLVDTKHKDLNSDSEKNVKYWEIFDEIDQRFCFFRAIAPNEVKKEIVSWIDSQITEAKEAR from the coding sequence ATGAGGATTGGGGAAAGGATCAGAATTTTACGCGGGGACCTTCTTCAAGGTGAATTCGCCGAGAAGCTTGGTTTTCACAAGAACACGATAGGGAGATGGGAGCGAGGCGACAGCGTTCCTGATGCCGATAACCTTGCAAAAATATTAGATGTTTATCCTTGGGTTAACCCCGCCTGGCTTGTGTGCGGGGCTGGGGAAATGGAAAGGCGGGATTTTCAAGCTCAATCTATTGAACAAAACGAATTAAATAAATCGTTTTTAGTCAATACACAGATAATTGACCACTATTTAGAATCAGATCATTATAAAGATATACCTTCAAAAAATAGAGGTCTGATATACGCCAAGTTCCACGATCATGTGAAGTCCGGTAATAGCTGGAACCATTTCGTTATCGCTTCAATAATCAGTGAATTTTATAAGCCTTCATTTGCTTTGCATGATTATGATATTGCCAACAAAATAAGAAATCTTGTCGACACAAAACACAAAGACCTTAACTCTGACTCTGAAAAAAACGTTAAATACTGGGAAATTTTCGATGAAATCGACCAACGATTTTGTTTTTTCAGAGCCATAGCCCCGAATGAAGTGAAAAAAGAGATAGTTTCTTGGATAGACAGCCAAATAACAGAGGCGAAAGAGGCCCGGTGA
- a CDS encoding helix-turn-helix domain-containing protein: MANLRARGSSYAAIAKELGISRNAVSMAAKKPALSVRCCAAIAEKLGLRPRDIWPERFSAVQDSNLTSRAKQ; encoded by the coding sequence ATGGCCAATCTTCGGGCGCGTGGTTCCTCTTATGCGGCTATCGCCAAAGAGCTGGGGATCTCCCGGAATGCTGTTTCCATGGCCGCGAAAAAGCCCGCTCTTTCCGTCCGTTGTTGTGCCGCCATTGCCGAGAAGCTTGGGCTTCGTCCTCGCGATATTTGGCCAGAGCGGTTTTCCGCTGTTCAGGATTCTAACCTAACAAGTCGGGCTAAACAATGA